In the Phaseolus vulgaris cultivar G19833 chromosome 7, P. vulgaris v2.0, whole genome shotgun sequence genome, one interval contains:
- the LOC137828836 gene encoding zinc finger protein JAGGED isoform X1, translated as MALLFLYRRPEGNPLDLNNLPDEYSRDGKQVLEDHTSSTGCRKKKSGGKDGKDECGKVYECRFCSLKFCKSQALGGHMNRHRQERETETLNQARQLVFRSDHSLAAQAPPHLGCCQPIGSGGYHPTGDPTAPLRFPRYFSGSSSTHMPPAAPAPVAPQPYLYTSPTRPVSFGSSHFPHQHAVNDYYVGHVMSGSHGHYVGGGGGGGESTSSYTCIGAPVGQGGGAPAVKDGSLHNNQEEGLSWGRGYRLDPPSAINRFQDGF; from the exons atgGCTTTGCTGTTTCTTTACAGGAGACCAGAAGGAAACCCGTTAGATCTTAACAATTTGCCCGATGAGTACTCTAGAGATGGCAAACAAGTCCTTGAAGACCATACCTCTTCAACCG gttgcaggaaAAAGAAAAGCGGCGGGAAGGATGGAAAAGACGAGTGTGGGAAGGTCTACGAGTGTAGATTTTGTTCCCTTAAGTTCTGCAAGTCTCAGGCTCTTGGGGGACACATGAACCGCCACCGCCAAG AGAGGGAAACGGAGACACTGAACCAGGCTCGTCAACTGGTATTTCGTAGTGATCATAGCCTTGCTGCACAAGCTCCCCCTCACTTAGG ATGCTGCCAACCGATAGGAAGCGGTGGTTATCACCCAACAGGAGATCCAACGGCACCACTAAGATTCCCGAGGTACTTCTCAGGTTCATCCTCAACTCACATGCCGCCAGCAGCACCGGCACCGGTAGCACCACAGCCATACCTGTATACCTCACCTACAAGGCCAGTGTCATTTGGGTCATCACACTTCCCTCACCAGCATGCGGTGAATGATTACTATGTGGGTCATGTGATGAGTGGGAGTCACGGACACTATgtgggaggaggaggaggaggaggagagaGCACAAGCAGTTACACATGCATTGGTGCACCGGTGGGACAAGGTGGCGGTGCTCCTGCTGTTAAGGACGGGTCACTGCATAATAATCAGGAGGAAGGGTTGAGTTGGGGAAGGGGCTATCGTTTGGATCCTCcctcagcgatcaatcggtttCAAGATGGTTTCTAA
- the LOC137828835 gene encoding large ribosomal subunit protein uL15c, translated as MATASLIPLSWLPPLSAPFKGTVKTLVAKPCLKIQRPRPVVSAAYKSTSAPVAAPMVGVRFRLDNLGPQPGSRKKAKRKGRGISAGQGASCGFGMRGQKSRSGPGVMKGFEGGQMPLYRRLPKLRGIAGGMHKGLPKYVHVNLRDIEGAKFKEGEEVSLESLKEKGVINPSGRERRLPLKILAEGELSKKLTLKARAFSTAAKEKLEGAGCSLTLLPGRKKWVKPSVAKNLARADEYFAKKRAAAAAAAATEAAPA; from the exons ATGGCCACTGCTTCTCTCATTCCACTTTCCTGGTTACCGCCGCTGTCTGCTCCTTTCAAG GGAACAGTGAAAACCTTAGTTGCCAAACCATGTCTGAAGATTCAGCGACCAAGACCAGTCGTTTCCGCGGCTTATAAGTCTACCTCTGCCCCGGTGGCAGCGCCCATGGTGGGCGTTCGGTTTCGGCTGGACAATTTGGGGCCCCAACCGGGTTCCAGGAAGAAGGCAAAGAGAAAGGGTAGAGGAATATCGGCAGGGCAAGGCGCAAGTTGTGGTTTTGGGATGAGGGGTCAGAAATCTCGATCGGGGCCTGGAGTTATGAAGGGTTTCGAAGGTGGTCAGATGCCCCTTTATCGACGACTCCCCAAACTCAGAGGAATTGCAGGAG GTATGCATAAGGGATTGCCCAAATATGTCCATGTAAATCTGAGAGACATAGAAGGTGCTAAATTTAAGGAAGGGGAAGAGGTGTCTCTTGAGTCACTGAAGGAGAAAGGTGTGATTAACCCATCAGGAAGAGAAAGGAGACTTCCTTTGAAG ATTTTGGCTGAAGGAGAGCTGAGCAAGAAATTGACGCTAAAAGCCCGTGCCTTTTCCACAGCAGCAAAGGAGAAACTTGAGGGTGCTGGATGTTCTCTCACCTTGCTTCCTGGCCGCAAGAAATGGGTTAAGCCATCAGTTGCCAAAAACCTTGCTCGCGCTGACGAATACTTTGCCAAGAAGCGCGCTGCAGCTGCAGCTGCAGCAGCCACCGAGGCAGCCCCCGCTTGA
- the LOC137828834 gene encoding uncharacterized protein: protein MKQFAIQNVVVPSHDEISVVCPKPRRVGLCGLFNFPVNDHPVRNFRWHLSCQVEPCDSTSSGSNPLDNILNKDSDFDVEHSWPVAASSPPFFCGSPPSRATNPLIQDARFGDETFSPLSPQSWVVVPTASGLPPSPSSSSRKGGCVRANFGNNPVVRVEGFDCLDRDRRNCSIPALA from the exons ATGAAGCAGTTTGCCATCCAAAACGTGGTCGTTCCATCACACGATGAGATTAGCGTGGTTTGTCCCAAGCCCCGCCGCGTCGGCCTCTGCGGCCTCTTCAACTTTCCCGTCAACGATCACCCTGTTAGAAACTTCCGATGGCATCTCAG CTGCCAGGTCGAGCCGTGTGATTCAACCTCCTCTGGTTCGAATCCTCTGGACAACATACTCAACAAG GACAGTGATTTTGATGTAGAGCACTCATGGCCAGTGGCAGCCTCCTCGCCACCATTTTTCTGTGGGTCGCCGCCTAGCAGAGCAACTAACCCTTTGATTCAAGATGCTCGATTTGGAGATGAGACGTTTTCTCCTCTCTCACCGCAGTCGTGGGTGGTGGTTCCGACCGCATCAGGTCTTCCACCATCTCCCTCATCCTCTTCAAGGAAGGGAGGGTGTGTTCGAGCTAATTTTGGTAACAATCCTGTTGTGAGAGTTGAGGGATTCGATTGCCTTGATAGGGATAGACGAAATTGCAGCATCCCTGCCCTGGCATAG
- the LOC137828836 gene encoding zinc finger protein JAGGED isoform X2, with translation MRPEGNPLDLNNLPDEYSRDGKQVLEDHTSSTGCRKKKSGGKDGKDECGKVYECRFCSLKFCKSQALGGHMNRHRQERETETLNQARQLVFRSDHSLAAQAPPHLGCCQPIGSGGYHPTGDPTAPLRFPRYFSGSSSTHMPPAAPAPVAPQPYLYTSPTRPVSFGSSHFPHQHAVNDYYVGHVMSGSHGHYVGGGGGGGESTSSYTCIGAPVGQGGGAPAVKDGSLHNNQEEGLSWGRGYRLDPPSAINRFQDGF, from the exons AT GAGACCAGAAGGAAACCCGTTAGATCTTAACAATTTGCCCGATGAGTACTCTAGAGATGGCAAACAAGTCCTTGAAGACCATACCTCTTCAACCG gttgcaggaaAAAGAAAAGCGGCGGGAAGGATGGAAAAGACGAGTGTGGGAAGGTCTACGAGTGTAGATTTTGTTCCCTTAAGTTCTGCAAGTCTCAGGCTCTTGGGGGACACATGAACCGCCACCGCCAAG AGAGGGAAACGGAGACACTGAACCAGGCTCGTCAACTGGTATTTCGTAGTGATCATAGCCTTGCTGCACAAGCTCCCCCTCACTTAGG ATGCTGCCAACCGATAGGAAGCGGTGGTTATCACCCAACAGGAGATCCAACGGCACCACTAAGATTCCCGAGGTACTTCTCAGGTTCATCCTCAACTCACATGCCGCCAGCAGCACCGGCACCGGTAGCACCACAGCCATACCTGTATACCTCACCTACAAGGCCAGTGTCATTTGGGTCATCACACTTCCCTCACCAGCATGCGGTGAATGATTACTATGTGGGTCATGTGATGAGTGGGAGTCACGGACACTATgtgggaggaggaggaggaggaggagagaGCACAAGCAGTTACACATGCATTGGTGCACCGGTGGGACAAGGTGGCGGTGCTCCTGCTGTTAAGGACGGGTCACTGCATAATAATCAGGAGGAAGGGTTGAGTTGGGGAAGGGGCTATCGTTTGGATCCTCcctcagcgatcaatcggtttCAAGATGGTTTCTAA